The following are from one region of the Chromobacterium phragmitis genome:
- a CDS encoding nitrate reductase, whose amino-acid sequence MAKTETRSTCCYCGVGCGVLIESENGRITGVRGDPDHPANYGRLCSKGLHLAASAASDSGRALFPEMRMDRGTARRRVGWAPALDAAADRFADIIRRHGPDAVAFYASGQLLTEDYYLFNKLAKGVAGTNNIDTNSRLCMSSAVTAYKMAFGADGPPTCYQDLESAGCVLFAGSNMAYAHPVLFRRLEDARRDWPDARWIVVDPRRTDTAAMADLHLQIQPGTDVALFHGMLHHLVWEGLIDESYIAAHAEGFDALKRMVRDYTPKMAAEICGVRAEDIVTAAEWFGRSPASLSLYCMGLNQSSQGTAKNLALINLHLATGQIGRPGAGPFSLTGQPNAMGGREVGGMATMLAAHRDIANPEHRREVAAHWGVPENRLSPRPGLPAVEMFEALAKGDIKAVWIVCTNPAHSMPDLPRVREALGRAELVVVQDAFANTDTAAFADILLPAASWGEKEGTVTNSERRVSRVRAAAQPPGEARADGWIAAEFGRRLAARLHPGEADHFAYVHAGQVFDEHRALTVGRDLDMGGLDYALLDEKGPQQWPLPAGQAAGQARRYEDGVFATDSGRARFHAIDYQPPADKISAHYPFRLISGRLRDQWHGMSRTGRVPGLFAHSPEPELRMHPEDAERRNLRDGDLVRVASKRGHLALPLKTDADLARGCVFIAMHWCRQFLNSGGGNEVAASAVDGLSFQPELKHAAVKVEKAELPWRVLAALRHPDLPALQARLAPLLGEMAYAAVSLAAPDALLLRAADASPRPEWLARLLAELALTPGPDTLEYRDERRGVLKRVAWRGDSLRGLVFAGGGHTEREAGERLLQWLLGGEPWPGAKLAAFAPRQGPERKQDRLVCQCKQVGEAAIRAELERGLSLTALKAELGCGTVCGSCGPELARLAADCGQLA is encoded by the coding sequence ATGGCCAAGACGGAAACCCGGTCCACCTGCTGCTATTGCGGCGTCGGCTGCGGCGTGTTGATAGAAAGCGAGAATGGCCGCATCACCGGCGTGCGAGGCGATCCGGACCATCCGGCCAATTACGGCCGGCTATGCAGCAAGGGCCTCCATCTGGCGGCCAGCGCCGCCAGCGACAGCGGCCGCGCCTTGTTTCCCGAGATGCGGATGGACAGAGGGACGGCGCGCCGGCGCGTCGGCTGGGCCCCGGCGCTGGATGCGGCGGCAGACCGTTTCGCCGACATCATCCGCCGCCATGGCCCGGACGCGGTGGCGTTTTACGCGTCCGGTCAGCTGTTGACCGAGGATTACTATCTGTTCAACAAGCTGGCCAAGGGCGTGGCTGGCACCAACAATATCGACACCAATTCCCGGCTATGCATGTCCAGCGCCGTCACCGCCTACAAGATGGCCTTCGGCGCGGACGGCCCGCCCACCTGTTACCAAGACCTGGAATCCGCCGGCTGCGTGCTGTTCGCCGGCAGCAATATGGCCTACGCCCACCCGGTGCTGTTCCGCCGGCTGGAAGACGCCCGGCGGGATTGGCCCGACGCGCGCTGGATCGTCGTCGACCCGCGCCGCACCGACACCGCGGCGATGGCCGATTTGCACCTGCAGATCCAGCCCGGCACCGACGTGGCGCTGTTCCACGGCATGCTGCACCACCTGGTTTGGGAAGGGCTGATCGACGAGAGCTACATCGCCGCCCATGCCGAGGGCTTCGACGCGCTCAAGCGCATGGTCCGCGACTACACGCCCAAAATGGCGGCGGAGATTTGCGGCGTGCGCGCCGAGGACATCGTCACCGCCGCCGAATGGTTCGGCCGCAGCCCGGCCAGCCTGTCGCTGTACTGCATGGGCCTGAACCAGTCCAGCCAGGGCACGGCCAAGAACCTGGCGCTGATCAATCTGCACTTGGCGACGGGGCAGATCGGCCGGCCGGGCGCCGGGCCGTTTTCGCTGACCGGCCAGCCCAACGCGATGGGCGGGCGCGAGGTGGGCGGCATGGCCACCATGCTGGCCGCGCACCGCGACATCGCCAATCCCGAGCACCGGCGCGAAGTGGCCGCGCACTGGGGCGTGCCGGAGAACAGGCTGTCGCCGCGCCCTGGCCTGCCGGCGGTGGAAATGTTCGAGGCGCTGGCAAAGGGCGACATCAAGGCGGTATGGATCGTCTGCACCAACCCGGCGCATTCGATGCCGGACCTGCCGCGCGTGCGCGAGGCTTTGGGCCGGGCGGAGCTGGTGGTGGTGCAGGACGCCTTTGCCAATACCGACACCGCCGCCTTCGCCGACATCCTGCTGCCGGCAGCCAGCTGGGGCGAGAAAGAGGGCACGGTCACCAATTCAGAACGCCGCGTCAGCCGGGTGCGGGCGGCTGCCCAGCCGCCGGGCGAGGCGCGGGCGGACGGCTGGATCGCAGCCGAGTTTGGCCGGCGGCTGGCGGCGCGGCTGCACCCGGGCGAGGCCGACCATTTCGCCTACGTCCATGCCGGCCAAGTGTTCGACGAGCACCGCGCGCTGACCGTGGGCCGCGATCTGGACATGGGCGGCCTGGATTACGCGCTGTTGGATGAAAAGGGCCCGCAGCAGTGGCCGCTGCCGGCCGGCCAGGCAGCGGGCCAGGCGCGGCGCTACGAGGACGGCGTGTTCGCCACCGACAGCGGCCGCGCGCGTTTTCACGCCATCGACTACCAACCGCCTGCGGACAAGATATCGGCCCATTATCCGTTCAGGCTGATCAGCGGCCGCCTGCGCGACCAGTGGCACGGCATGAGCCGCACCGGGCGCGTGCCCGGCCTGTTCGCCCATAGCCCGGAACCGGAGCTGCGCATGCACCCTGAGGACGCCGAGCGGCGGAATTTGCGCGATGGCGACCTGGTGCGCGTCGCCAGCAAGCGCGGCCACCTGGCATTGCCGCTGAAAACCGACGCCGATCTGGCTCGGGGCTGCGTGTTCATCGCCATGCACTGGTGCCGGCAATTCCTCAACAGCGGCGGCGGCAACGAAGTGGCCGCCTCGGCGGTGGACGGCCTGTCGTTCCAGCCAGAGCTGAAGCACGCGGCGGTGAAAGTGGAAAAAGCCGAACTGCCATGGCGGGTGCTGGCCGCGCTGCGCCATCCGGATTTGCCGGCCTTACAGGCGAGGCTGGCGCCCTTGTTGGGAGAGATGGCCTATGCGGCTGTTTCATTGGCGGCGCCGGACGCGCTGCTGCTGCGCGCCGCCGACGCGTCGCCCCGGCCGGAATGGCTGGCCCGGCTGCTGGCCGAGCTGGCGCTGACGCCTGGCCCGGATACGCTGGAGTACCGGGACGAACGGCGCGGCGTGCTCAAGCGGGTCGCCTGGCGCGGCGACAGCCTGCGGGGCTTGGTCTTCGCCGGCGGCGGCCACACCGAGCGCGAGGCGGGCGAGCGGCTGTTGCAATGGTTGCTGGGTGGCGAGCCATGGCCAGGTGCCAAGCTGGCGGCCTTCGCGCCGCGGCAAGGGCCGGAGAGGAAGCAGGATCGCCTGGTGTGCCAGTGCAAGCAGGTGGGCGAGGCGGCGATACGCGCGGAGTTGGAGCGGGGGCTAAGCTTGACGGCGCTGAAGGCGGAACTGGGTTGCGGCACGGTTTGCGGCTCTTGCGGGCCGGAATTGGCAAGGCTGGCCGCGGACTGCGGCCAATTGGCCTGA
- a CDS encoding MAC/perforin domain-containing protein, with product MASAANAGQLGNLPGVTSMGMGYDVNGLYASPESLLGQPLFDFGSELDTIEIENRSYTFPRVMHVHTYFHSDFKQDVSKEIEEYREKMGQHVGVSGRYKLFSASLNVDFTTTDQQLTEITYSATRESHVLWYISLPGAASLRAMLRRDFRDDLNNPNMPAMELFRRYGPYYVSEAAVGGRLDYSAASKTLKMESSESLSTTAEMSYKALVGEIKIEHGSEMEKQVNSFRSNSTIRLTATGGKPGMTDRILHGPDSQLAFSQWAESLLDYATLMDFSTESLQPIWALADKPERRAELEDAFPEFMKQSQQSIPKVDKVLLMDARPPMVKAGEDSGSGASEDLAVFNPSTSNGYKMVGQFGQRNHASVADGHAPIFKDLFDLGVLKAPVGWQRVWDDAGSGKSKDYACWRAIPPQGYRTLGDVMMLATSGYNPPNLPDYVCVHQSLCADVQTLQNRVWWDKGTGARKDVSLWQPGAGGAVASSCFVGVPNYNNPPNAGDIERLRGSVACVKTSAIASTQEMKTVLSQHQGMEALMAKL from the coding sequence ATGGCATCCGCAGCAAATGCAGGACAGCTTGGCAACCTCCCCGGCGTCACCTCCATGGGCATGGGTTATGACGTGAACGGACTGTACGCCAGCCCGGAAAGCCTGCTTGGCCAGCCCTTGTTCGATTTCGGCAGCGAGCTGGACACCATCGAGATCGAAAACCGCAGCTACACCTTCCCGCGCGTGATGCACGTCCATACCTATTTCCATTCCGACTTCAAGCAGGATGTCAGCAAGGAAATCGAAGAATATCGGGAAAAAATGGGCCAGCACGTGGGCGTCTCCGGCCGCTACAAGCTGTTCAGCGCTTCGCTGAATGTGGACTTCACCACCACCGACCAGCAACTGACCGAAATCACCTACAGCGCCACCCGCGAATCCCATGTGCTGTGGTACATCAGCCTGCCGGGCGCGGCTTCGCTGCGCGCCATGCTGCGCCGCGATTTCCGCGACGACCTGAACAATCCCAATATGCCGGCCATGGAGCTGTTCAGGCGCTACGGCCCGTATTACGTGTCCGAGGCCGCGGTGGGCGGCCGGCTGGACTACAGCGCGGCGAGCAAAACCTTGAAGATGGAGAGCAGCGAATCGTTGTCCACCACTGCCGAAATGTCCTACAAGGCGCTGGTGGGCGAGATCAAGATCGAGCACGGCTCGGAAATGGAGAAGCAGGTCAACAGTTTCCGCAGCAACTCCACCATCCGCCTCACCGCCACCGGCGGCAAGCCGGGCATGACCGACCGCATCCTGCATGGCCCGGATTCTCAGCTGGCGTTCTCGCAATGGGCGGAATCGTTGCTCGACTACGCGACGCTGATGGACTTTTCCACCGAAAGCCTGCAGCCGATCTGGGCGCTGGCAGACAAGCCCGAGCGCCGCGCCGAGCTGGAGGATGCCTTCCCCGAGTTCATGAAGCAGTCGCAGCAGTCCATCCCCAAGGTGGACAAGGTGCTGCTGATGGACGCGCGGCCGCCGATGGTGAAGGCCGGGGAGGACAGCGGCTCCGGCGCGTCGGAAGATCTGGCGGTGTTCAATCCCAGCACCTCCAACGGCTACAAGATGGTGGGCCAGTTCGGCCAGCGCAACCACGCCAGCGTGGCGGATGGCCATGCGCCCATTTTCAAGGATCTGTTCGATCTGGGCGTGCTGAAAGCGCCGGTGGGCTGGCAGCGGGTGTGGGACGACGCCGGCTCCGGCAAGTCCAAGGACTACGCGTGCTGGCGCGCCATTCCGCCGCAGGGCTACCGGACGCTGGGCGATGTGATGATGCTGGCCACCAGCGGTTATAACCCGCCCAATCTGCCGGACTATGTCTGCGTGCATCAAAGCCTGTGCGCGGACGTGCAGACGCTGCAAAACCGAGTGTGGTGGGATAAGGGCACCGGCGCGCGCAAGGATGTCAGCCTGTGGCAGCCGGGCGCGGGGGGCGCGGTGGCGTCGTCTTGCTTCGTCGGCGTGCCGAATTACAACAACCCGCCCAATGCCGGCGACATCGAGCGCCTGCGCGGCAGCGTCGCATGCGTGAAGACCAGCGCGATCGCGTCCACGCAGGAGATGAAGACCGTGCTCAGCCAGCATCAGGGCATGGAAGCGTTGATGGCCAAGCTGTGA
- a CDS encoding TonB-dependent receptor, which yields MEKIPHRQRNVLAQATLLALACLGGMTLSPAARAADADAKEAALPTVTVTGEKINRSLQDTTTAVTVLRDADKGETKSIYDAVAATPNATANGAGIVNIRGVEGTGPGTGYNTLVSGSRPRVSTTVDGLSESWNGQRYVDASPWDVEQIEVLRGPQSTTQGRNTMAGAIVVNTKNPTFDWEGALRAGFEDKDGKMTLAGMISGPITDELAFRIAAEGLNGHSYVDYPGAMPWDASEVRHSSYRGKLLWKPSALPGLTAKLTVSHRKNKGEYLNYVDGNYFDYQYHRLSTEARYQDSFNNTVSADLQYQINDAWSAHLLLGHADNVSAFKDSDTPAFSMRLDEKSNTAEARLAYAPQNGKLSGLLGVYYYGRDQDMNASPRVAAKDRLKTEAIYGEATLALSDKWSLNLGGRAERETQRRNTTLGPGQSYEAQASYDLGETLFLPKAGLSYKHSPTTTLGLSARKGYNAGGSGLDNDNKYYTFNKEEVTAYELSSRSSFLDERVSLNANAFFNQYTGYQAILGSRFTNIPKGKSYGLELEGKARVTPKLTLSAGIGLLDTKVTGADAANPGIQGKQFNYAPHLTVNLGFKQRLPRNFYIGGSLNRVGAYYSDITNDPSRAAGDYTVVNLNTGYEDARWGVRAYVNNLTNQGVLYAQIPARGNNLGVIGAPRTVGVTVDYRFN from the coding sequence ATGGAAAAAATCCCGCATCGCCAGCGCAATGTCTTGGCCCAAGCCACCCTGCTGGCGCTGGCCTGCCTGGGCGGCATGACGCTCTCCCCCGCCGCGCGCGCCGCCGACGCTGACGCCAAAGAGGCCGCGCTGCCCACGGTGACCGTCACCGGCGAGAAGATCAACCGCTCGCTGCAGGACACCACCACAGCCGTCACCGTGCTTCGCGACGCGGACAAAGGCGAAACCAAGTCCATCTACGACGCGGTGGCCGCCACCCCCAACGCCACCGCCAACGGCGCCGGCATCGTCAATATCCGCGGCGTGGAAGGCACCGGCCCGGGCACTGGCTACAACACCCTGGTTTCCGGCTCCCGCCCCCGCGTCAGCACCACTGTGGACGGCCTGTCGGAAAGCTGGAACGGCCAGCGCTATGTCGACGCCAGCCCGTGGGACGTGGAACAGATAGAAGTGCTGCGCGGCCCGCAGTCCACCACCCAAGGCCGCAACACCATGGCCGGCGCCATCGTGGTCAATACCAAGAACCCGACCTTCGATTGGGAAGGCGCGCTGCGCGCGGGCTTCGAGGACAAGGACGGAAAAATGACGCTGGCCGGCATGATCTCCGGCCCCATCACCGACGAACTCGCTTTCCGCATCGCCGCCGAGGGCCTCAACGGCCACAGCTATGTGGATTACCCCGGCGCCATGCCGTGGGACGCGTCCGAGGTGCGGCACAGCAGCTACCGCGGCAAATTGCTGTGGAAGCCCAGCGCCCTTCCCGGCCTCACCGCCAAGCTGACGGTGTCCCATCGCAAGAACAAAGGCGAATACCTGAACTATGTCGACGGCAACTACTTCGACTACCAGTATCATCGCCTGTCGACCGAAGCCCGTTATCAGGACTCGTTCAACAATACCGTCAGCGCCGATCTGCAATACCAGATCAACGACGCCTGGAGCGCCCACCTGCTGCTGGGCCACGCCGACAACGTCAGCGCGTTCAAGGATTCCGACACGCCCGCCTTCAGCATGAGGCTGGACGAGAAGAGCAACACCGCCGAGGCCCGCCTGGCCTACGCGCCTCAGAACGGCAAGCTGAGCGGCTTGCTCGGCGTCTACTATTACGGCCGCGATCAGGACATGAACGCCTCGCCGCGCGTGGCGGCCAAAGACAGGCTCAAGACCGAAGCTATTTATGGAGAAGCCACGCTGGCGCTAAGCGACAAATGGAGCCTGAACCTGGGCGGCCGCGCGGAACGCGAGACGCAGCGCCGCAACACCACCCTGGGGCCCGGACAGAGCTACGAAGCCCAAGCCAGCTACGACCTTGGCGAGACCCTGTTCCTGCCCAAGGCCGGTCTGAGCTACAAGCACAGCCCCACCACCACGCTGGGCCTGTCCGCGCGCAAGGGCTACAACGCCGGCGGCTCCGGGCTGGACAACGACAACAAGTACTACACCTTCAACAAGGAAGAAGTCACCGCCTATGAGTTGAGCAGCCGCTCCTCCTTCCTGGATGAGCGCGTCAGCCTCAACGCCAACGCCTTCTTCAACCAATACACCGGCTATCAGGCCATCCTGGGTTCGCGCTTCACCAATATTCCCAAGGGGAAAAGCTATGGCCTGGAGCTGGAAGGCAAAGCCCGCGTCACCCCCAAGCTGACCCTCAGCGCCGGCATCGGCCTGCTGGACACCAAGGTGACCGGCGCCGACGCCGCCAACCCCGGCATCCAGGGCAAACAGTTCAACTATGCTCCCCACCTGACCGTCAACCTGGGCTTCAAGCAGCGCCTGCCGCGCAACTTCTATATTGGCGGCAGCCTCAACCGCGTCGGAGCCTACTACTCCGACATCACCAATGATCCGAGCCGAGCCGCCGGCGACTACACCGTGGTCAATCTGAACACCGGTTACGAAGACGCCCGCTGGGGGGTGCGCGCCTATGTGAACAACCTGACCAACCAAGGCGTGCTCTACGCCCAGATCCCCGCCCGCGGCAACAACCTGGGAGTGATAGGCGCGCCGCGCACGGTGGGCGTGACGGTGGACTACCGCTTCAACTGA
- the fes gene encoding enterochelin esterase, with product MEPNQLAVRSAAWLQHPEAGEPQWWDRLAAAGAPLRERLPDGRVCVTFLWRDPAGGASESKLVRVYADVNSVTDHHSPQPQSLSRLGDTDVWWWQAVLPADWRGSYAYIPVAAGQTPPVPGGDVRESRLRHREWWLSIMAQAVADPLNPAAGYRSSWGAALSPLHLPDAPDQSAWQAWDSEGRGADPRRLTEIRWDSARLGKARRVWIYHAGDVPAGRWAERPLAVLLDGQHWAQRLPVFAALDEDTRRGRLPPAVYLLIDSIDGKHREEDLPCNAEFWLALQAELLPQAALIAPFSDKADRTVVAGQSYGGLAAMFAGLHWPDRFGCVLSQSGSFWWPHVELHERARAASGRRLPGSKGWLTERLEAGETPSGKLRVFQEVGSREEVMVDVNDSQRAALERAGHDVHYQVFEGGHDWLCWRGGLLQGLGCLWRPWVAP from the coding sequence GTGGAACCAAATCAACTGGCTGTGCGGAGTGCGGCCTGGCTGCAACACCCGGAAGCGGGCGAGCCGCAATGGTGGGACCGACTGGCCGCCGCGGGCGCGCCGCTGCGCGAGCGGCTGCCGGATGGGCGCGTATGCGTGACTTTCCTGTGGCGAGACCCGGCCGGCGGCGCCTCTGAGTCCAAGCTTGTTCGTGTCTACGCCGACGTCAACTCTGTCACCGATCACCACAGCCCGCAGCCGCAATCGTTGTCCCGCCTGGGCGATACCGATGTCTGGTGGTGGCAGGCGGTGTTGCCGGCGGACTGGCGAGGCAGTTACGCCTATATCCCGGTCGCGGCCGGGCAGACGCCTCCCGTTCCCGGCGGCGATGTCCGCGAAAGCCGGCTGCGCCATCGCGAATGGTGGCTGAGCATCATGGCCCAGGCCGTCGCCGATCCGCTCAACCCCGCCGCCGGCTATCGCAGCAGCTGGGGCGCGGCGCTGTCGCCGCTGCATCTGCCGGACGCGCCGGATCAGTCCGCCTGGCAGGCATGGGACAGCGAAGGGCGAGGCGCCGATCCGCGGCGCTTAACCGAAATCCGCTGGGACAGCGCGCGGCTGGGCAAGGCGCGCCGGGTGTGGATTTACCATGCCGGCGACGTGCCGGCCGGACGTTGGGCGGAGCGTCCACTCGCCGTGCTGCTGGATGGCCAGCATTGGGCGCAGCGCCTGCCGGTGTTCGCCGCGCTGGACGAGGACACCCGCCGCGGCCGTTTGCCGCCCGCGGTGTATTTGCTGATCGACAGCATCGACGGCAAGCACCGCGAGGAAGACCTGCCCTGCAATGCCGAATTCTGGCTGGCGCTGCAGGCAGAGTTGCTGCCGCAGGCGGCGTTGATCGCGCCCTTCAGCGACAAAGCAGACCGCACTGTGGTGGCCGGGCAGAGCTATGGCGGCCTGGCGGCGATGTTCGCCGGCCTCCATTGGCCGGATCGTTTCGGCTGCGTGCTCAGCCAGTCCGGCTCGTTCTGGTGGCCGCATGTCGAGCTGCATGAGAGGGCGCGCGCGGCGAGCGGCCGCCGTCTGCCGGGCAGCAAGGGCTGGCTGACCGAACGGCTGGAGGCCGGCGAGACGCCGTCCGGGAAGCTGCGCGTGTTCCAGGAGGTGGGCAGCCGCGAGGAGGTGATGGTGGACGTCAACGACAGCCAGCGCGCGGCGCTGGAGCGCGCCGGGCACGACGTGCATTACCAGGTATTCGAGGGCGGGCATGACTGGCTGTGCTGGCGCGGCGGCTTGTTGCAAGGGTTGGGCTGTCTGTGGCGGCCCTGGGTCGCCCCTTAA
- a CDS encoding MbtH family protein — protein sequence MSAEQTNPFDDESLSFLVLVNRQDQHSLWPATLPPPAGWNVARGPDSRAACVAYLDANWTDIRPRSLRSG from the coding sequence ATGAGCGCGGAGCAAACCAATCCTTTCGATGACGAAAGCCTTTCCTTTCTCGTCCTGGTAAACCGCCAGGACCAACACAGCCTGTGGCCGGCGACGCTGCCGCCGCCAGCCGGCTGGAACGTGGCGCGGGGACCTGACAGCCGCGCCGCGTGCGTTGCTTATCTCGACGCCAACTGGACCGACATCCGCCCGCGATCGCTGCGCAGCGGTTAA